One region of Priestia megaterium genomic DNA includes:
- the purU gene encoding formyltetrahydrofolate deformylase — translation MKSHIQKHLTSYKEKYKNRGRLLISCPDKPGIVAAVSTFLHEHGANIVESSQHSTNHEGGMFFIRFEFECEDLLAKEVKLEESFKKIADTFSMNWQFTYAHNLKKTAIFVSKEPHCLLELLWAWESGDLMTDIAVVVSNHEDAREVVESFGIPFKHIPATKDIRQEAEAKQLQVLKDYDIDVIILARYMQILTPTFVAENPYRIINIHHSFLPAFIGARPYERAYQRGVKLIGATSHYVTDDLDEGPIIEQDIERVNHRDDADDLKKKGRLIERTVLARAVKWHLEDRILVHENRTIVFN, via the coding sequence ATGAAATCGCATATTCAAAAACATTTAACTTCATATAAAGAGAAATATAAAAACCGAGGTCGGCTGCTAATTAGCTGTCCGGACAAACCGGGTATTGTAGCCGCTGTGTCTACGTTTTTACATGAGCACGGTGCAAATATTGTAGAATCAAGTCAACATTCAACAAACCATGAAGGCGGCATGTTTTTTATCCGTTTCGAATTTGAATGTGAGGATTTATTAGCTAAAGAAGTAAAGCTAGAAGAAAGCTTCAAAAAGATTGCCGATACATTTTCGATGAACTGGCAGTTTACATATGCTCATAATTTGAAAAAAACAGCTATTTTTGTGTCAAAAGAGCCTCACTGTCTGCTAGAGCTGCTGTGGGCGTGGGAAAGCGGAGACTTGATGACAGACATCGCTGTCGTTGTAAGCAATCACGAAGATGCGCGCGAAGTAGTTGAATCGTTTGGCATTCCATTTAAGCATATACCAGCGACAAAAGACATTCGTCAAGAAGCAGAAGCAAAACAGCTTCAAGTATTAAAAGATTATGATATTGATGTAATTATCTTAGCGCGTTATATGCAAATTTTAACGCCGACCTTTGTGGCTGAAAATCCGTATCGCATTATTAATATTCACCATTCATTCTTACCGGCATTCATTGGAGCACGTCCATATGAACGTGCATATCAACGAGGCGTAAAATTAATTGGTGCTACGTCTCACTATGTAACGGACGACTTGGATGAAGGACCAATTATTGAACAAGATATTGAACGCGTGAATCACCGTGATGATGCGGATGACTTAAAGAAAAAAGGCCGCTTAATTGAACGTACGGTGCTTGCACGCGCTGTGAAATGGCACTTAGAAGACCGCATTTTAGTGCATGAAAACCGCACAATTGTATTTAATTAA
- a CDS encoding MFS transporter, translating to MISPRFVFICLFMTMTSEVLLSPFYPQYFTHAFHVDGVAMTSFFIICCRIVVIVMTPLWGMLFKKWNVKYVVVTSLLMTALIKVILSEVSTFYGFLATSLVLLLFQSSLYLLYPYLVGGMKKGQKKASAATTYVFIVHTAIIVASLFGSTVIAWEMPLNVYQYFALIDMVLAVWLLTRKALPLKAEKTPASIQSINEPIFFYLLAIFFFYLGHNVIRPYFTLFTHETYGMSSQGGALLYAMPSIMAIVLKLTVPTKLLNGNVIPLFYGITGASVLVLCLQAYADHLSVFIISRILYGAGFYLSMVILDIYLFRKSKEAAAYYYSWLIAVQNIALLIAPIVALEISKVDLAFPLVAGAAALLAASAVMPLRNKTIPILRQVKENEG from the coding sequence ATGATTTCTCCGCGCTTTGTTTTTATCTGCTTGTTTATGACCATGACGTCAGAAGTATTATTATCACCATTTTATCCACAGTATTTTACACATGCATTTCATGTAGATGGAGTGGCGATGACGTCTTTTTTCATTATTTGCTGCCGGATTGTGGTCATTGTTATGACACCTTTATGGGGAATGCTGTTTAAGAAATGGAACGTAAAATATGTAGTTGTAACGTCACTTTTAATGACGGCCTTAATTAAAGTCATTTTGAGCGAAGTTTCTACTTTTTATGGATTTTTAGCTACTTCCTTAGTGCTGCTCCTATTTCAAAGCAGTTTATATCTTTTGTACCCCTATTTAGTAGGCGGCATGAAAAAAGGACAGAAAAAGGCAAGTGCTGCAACAACGTATGTATTTATTGTTCATACGGCGATTATTGTCGCTAGCTTGTTTGGAAGTACGGTTATTGCATGGGAAATGCCGCTTAACGTATATCAATACTTTGCTTTAATTGATATGGTACTGGCCGTATGGCTCTTAACAAGAAAAGCATTACCTTTAAAAGCAGAAAAAACACCGGCATCCATTCAAAGCATAAACGAGCCCATCTTTTTTTATTTGCTGGCGATTTTCTTTTTTTACCTTGGGCACAATGTCATTCGCCCTTATTTTACATTGTTTACACATGAAACATATGGCATGAGCAGTCAAGGCGGCGCTTTGCTGTATGCGATGCCGAGTATTATGGCGATTGTCTTAAAGCTTACGGTACCTACCAAACTATTGAACGGCAACGTTATACCGCTTTTTTATGGCATAACGGGTGCTAGTGTTTTGGTGCTGTGTTTGCAGGCATATGCTGATCATCTCAGCGTGTTTATTATCAGCCGAATTTTATATGGAGCCGGGTTTTATCTCAGCATGGTTATACTGGATATCTATTTATTTCGAAAAAGTAAAGAAGCGGCTGCTTACTATTACAGCTGGCTTATTGCTGTTCAAAATATCGCTCTGCTGATTGCACCGATTGTAGCATTAGAAATCAGCAAAGTGGATTTGGCATTTCCTTTAGTAGCGGGAGCAGCTGCTTTGCTAGCTGCTAGCGCTGTAATGCCGCTGCGTAATAAAACAATCCCTATTCTAAGACAAGTAAAGGAGAATGAAGGATGA
- a CDS encoding lysine N(6)-hydroxylase/L-ornithine N(5)-oxygenase family protein, whose product MEQRDILDVIGVGVGPFNLGLAALIDKKDCTYKCFEQKDEFNWHPGMLLEGTTLQVPFMADVVTMVDPKSPYTFLNYLHEHERLYQFYFFEKFHIPRNEYNHYCRWVASQLSGLEFNSTVKEVKMHEDAKPYYEVTVEKEGKLYTYYSYHLVTGVGTQPVVPRDFQTVASDTFYHSAHYKMKRQQTLQAKSITVIGSGQSAAEIVYDLLQQQPEFEYKLNWYTRSKGFYPMEYSKLGLEHFSPDYTRYFYRLPEEKKESVLRNQALLYKGISFETIGNIYDLIYERTIGGKEVPLTMRALTELAGVEKINDTHLLTLHQYEQDSFEKEESEIVIMATGYHAKEPAFMEGLKEHVLFDEKGQLKINERYQVEMKKKGAPLFVQNGELHTHGVGAPDLGLGAYRNAVLINQIAGKSVYKIYKNTVFQKFGF is encoded by the coding sequence ATGGAACAACGGGACATTTTAGACGTAATTGGAGTAGGAGTTGGTCCATTTAATTTAGGATTAGCCGCTTTAATTGATAAAAAAGATTGTACATATAAATGTTTTGAACAAAAGGATGAGTTTAATTGGCATCCAGGAATGCTTTTAGAAGGGACAACACTTCAAGTGCCGTTTATGGCAGATGTGGTCACGATGGTGGATCCGAAGAGTCCATACACGTTCTTAAATTATTTGCATGAGCATGAGCGCTTGTATCAGTTTTATTTCTTTGAAAAGTTTCATATTCCGAGAAATGAATACAATCACTATTGCCGCTGGGTAGCGAGCCAGCTGAGTGGGCTTGAATTTAACAGCACAGTAAAAGAAGTAAAAATGCATGAAGACGCTAAGCCTTACTACGAAGTAACAGTTGAAAAAGAAGGAAAGCTTTATACCTATTACAGCTATCATCTTGTTACTGGAGTAGGTACGCAGCCCGTAGTGCCAAGAGACTTTCAAACAGTGGCAAGCGATACGTTTTATCACTCCGCTCATTACAAAATGAAGCGTCAGCAAACGCTGCAGGCTAAAAGCATAACCGTAATTGGCTCTGGTCAAAGTGCAGCTGAAATTGTCTATGATTTACTTCAACAGCAGCCTGAGTTTGAGTATAAGCTGAATTGGTATACGCGCTCAAAAGGTTTTTATCCAATGGAATATTCAAAGCTTGGCCTTGAACATTTTTCACCGGATTATACCCGCTATTTTTACAGATTGCCCGAAGAGAAAAAAGAGAGCGTTTTACGAAATCAAGCTCTCCTCTATAAAGGAATAAGCTTTGAAACAATCGGGAATATTTATGATTTGATTTACGAACGAACAATTGGAGGAAAAGAAGTGCCTCTAACGATGCGCGCGCTTACGGAACTTGCAGGCGTTGAAAAGATAAACGATACACATCTTCTGACTCTTCACCAATACGAGCAGGACTCATTTGAAAAAGAAGAAAGTGAAATTGTCATTATGGCTACTGGCTATCATGCAAAAGAGCCTGCTTTTATGGAAGGTTTAAAAGAACATGTACTATTCGATGAAAAAGGCCAGCTGAAAATTAACGAACGCTATCAAGTTGAGATGAAGAAGAAAGGAGCCCCGCTATTTGTGCAAAACGGAGAGCTTCATACACACGGAGTTGGAGCACCGGACTTAGGTTTAGGCGCTTATCGCAATGCTGTTTTGATTAACCAAATTGCAGGCAAAAGCGTGTACAAAATATATAAAAATACTGTTTTCCAAAAGTTCGGATTTTAA
- a CDS encoding thymidylate synthase produces MKQYLELCEHVLANGTKKEDRTGTGTISTFGYQMRFNLQEGFPVLTTKKLHLKSIIHELLWFLQGDTNVKYLQDNGVRIWNEWADENGELGPVYGHQWRSWPTPDGEKIDQITNVINQIKNNPDSRRLMVSAWNVSDVDNMALPPCHCLFQFYVADGKLSCQLYQRSADIFLGVPFNIASYALLTMMVAQVCDLEPGDFVHTFGDAHIYSNHIEQVNLQLTREPHALPKMKINPDVKSIFDFKFEDFELVDYNAHPHIKGAVSV; encoded by the coding sequence GTGAAACAATATCTTGAACTTTGCGAGCATGTGTTAGCAAATGGAACAAAAAAAGAAGATCGGACAGGAACAGGTACAATTAGCACATTTGGCTATCAAATGCGTTTTAATTTACAAGAAGGTTTCCCGGTATTAACGACAAAAAAACTTCATTTGAAATCAATTATTCATGAACTGCTTTGGTTTTTACAAGGAGATACAAACGTTAAGTATTTACAAGATAACGGCGTGCGCATTTGGAATGAATGGGCGGATGAAAACGGCGAGCTTGGCCCTGTATATGGCCATCAGTGGCGTTCATGGCCAACGCCGGACGGCGAAAAAATTGATCAAATTACAAATGTTATTAATCAAATCAAAAACAATCCTGATTCGCGCCGCTTAATGGTAAGCGCCTGGAATGTATCTGATGTAGACAATATGGCTTTGCCGCCTTGTCACTGCTTATTTCAGTTTTATGTAGCGGACGGCAAATTGTCTTGTCAATTGTATCAGCGCTCAGCTGATATTTTCCTAGGCGTACCGTTTAATATAGCTTCATATGCGCTGCTTACAATGATGGTGGCACAAGTGTGTGATTTAGAGCCGGGTGATTTTGTTCATACGTTTGGTGATGCGCATATCTACAGCAATCACATCGAACAAGTAAACCTGCAGTTGACGCGCGAGCCTCATGCATTACCAAAAATGAAAATCAATCCAGACGTAAAATCAATTTTTGACTTTAAATTTGAAGACTTTGAGTTAGTAGATTATAATGCGCATCCTCACATTAAAGGAGCTGTGAGCGTATGA
- a CDS encoding IucA/IucC family protein, with protein sequence MKIKETNLSVFNKQSWEKANRQLLAKMLQEFMYENIIEPKQLQKQGALATYRWEDHRGVTYTYQAKQRLFDSFSVLPESIKLTSKTSTPTFSEALQLLISLSEDKGMSSSTAGHLAKEYFHTLIADLHLQNRKSADELADMDYAELEGEMTGHPWITYNKGRIGFGYDDYLRFAPEQKQEIQLSWIAVEKQIASFHSLDTLGFDDVMKQELSGERLAEFEKELTSQGLSKADYYYIPVHEWQWMNVIVPLFAEYIANDLIVPLGEGEDQYFPQQSIRTFVNTTNRDKYHVKLPMSILNTLVYRGLPSERTVIAPQVTQHIKGIRDRDAFLKDTCKVGLLGEVATLNVTQPTFASIKNAPYQYLEMLGVVWRESIYQELEEGEHAITLAALLHVDSKGKALVSSYIEKSGLTPNEWIDALTSAVLPPLLHYLYQYGTVFSPHGQNTVLVLKNNKPVRIIMKDFVDDVNISDQPFEELQQLSFELKEVLRSEEPEGLTQFILTGLFVCHFRYLASILEEHEGVEEADFWKSVRAEILHYQASFPHLKKRFELFDLLRPTITKLTLNRNRMFDYGYEDDGDRPHASEYGTVRNALHEVSEKAVQ encoded by the coding sequence ATGAAAATCAAAGAAACGAATCTTTCCGTATTTAATAAGCAATCATGGGAAAAAGCAAATCGACAGCTTTTAGCTAAAATGCTGCAGGAATTTATGTATGAAAATATTATTGAGCCAAAACAGCTGCAAAAGCAGGGTGCGCTTGCCACGTATCGATGGGAAGATCACCGGGGCGTTACGTATACATATCAAGCGAAACAACGATTGTTTGACAGTTTTTCTGTACTACCAGAAAGTATTAAGTTGACATCTAAAACGTCAACCCCTACATTTTCGGAGGCCTTGCAGCTGTTAATTAGCCTATCTGAAGACAAAGGAATGTCTAGCTCAACCGCAGGTCACTTAGCAAAAGAATATTTTCATACATTAATAGCAGATTTGCATTTACAAAATCGAAAATCAGCTGATGAATTAGCAGATATGGATTACGCAGAGCTAGAAGGTGAAATGACGGGACATCCTTGGATTACGTATAATAAAGGGCGCATTGGGTTTGGTTATGATGACTATCTTCGGTTTGCGCCTGAGCAAAAACAAGAAATTCAGCTTTCATGGATTGCTGTAGAGAAGCAAATTGCTTCATTTCATTCGTTGGATACCCTCGGCTTTGATGATGTTATGAAGCAGGAGCTAAGCGGTGAGAGGCTAGCTGAATTTGAAAAAGAATTAACAAGCCAAGGCCTTTCGAAAGCGGACTATTATTATATTCCCGTTCATGAATGGCAGTGGATGAACGTAATTGTTCCTTTATTCGCTGAATACATTGCAAATGATTTAATTGTTCCGTTAGGAGAAGGTGAAGATCAATACTTTCCTCAGCAGTCGATTCGGACATTTGTGAATACAACAAATCGAGATAAATATCATGTAAAGCTTCCCATGAGTATATTAAATACCCTTGTATACAGAGGGCTTCCAAGTGAGCGGACGGTCATTGCACCTCAAGTCACTCAGCACATTAAAGGCATACGAGATCGCGATGCGTTTTTAAAAGATACGTGCAAAGTAGGACTTTTAGGTGAAGTGGCTACGTTAAACGTAACTCAGCCGACGTTCGCTTCTATTAAAAATGCGCCTTATCAGTATCTAGAGATGCTTGGAGTCGTTTGGCGTGAAAGCATTTATCAAGAGCTAGAAGAAGGAGAGCATGCGATTACGCTAGCTGCGCTTTTACATGTTGACAGTAAAGGGAAAGCTTTAGTTTCGTCATATATTGAAAAGTCAGGCTTAACTCCTAACGAGTGGATTGATGCGCTAACCAGCGCTGTGTTGCCGCCGCTACTTCATTACTTGTATCAATACGGCACTGTATTTTCCCCGCACGGTCAAAATACGGTACTGGTTCTTAAAAACAACAAGCCCGTTCGAATTATTATGAAGGATTTTGTAGACGACGTGAATATTAGCGATCAGCCGTTTGAAGAACTGCAGCAGCTATCTTTTGAATTAAAAGAAGTGCTGCGCAGCGAAGAGCCGGAAGGATTGACGCAGTTTATTTTAACAGGGTTATTTGTTTGTCACTTCCGCTATTTAGCAAGCATCTTAGAAGAGCATGAAGGTGTAGAAGAAGCAGACTTTTGGAAAAGTGTACGAGCAGAAATCTTGCATTATCAAGCATCATTTCCACATTTGAAAAAACGATTTGAACTGTTTGATTTATTACGTCCAACCATTACGAAATTAACGTTAAATCGAAATCGAATGTTTGATTACGGATACGAAGATGACGGAGATCGTCCTCACGCAAGCGAATATGGTACGGTGAGGAATGCCTTGCATGAAGTTAGTGAAAAAGCCGTGCAATAA
- a CDS encoding pyridoxal phosphate-dependent decarboxylase family protein — MAPFEKWFLSSTKESLENYEAMIGGMTEMIKRHYYELKSAYTHIDVEELSNLVNRSVYFSKHEQPLEDLFDNVQAVVMNHSLHISHPGAMAHLHCPPIIPALAAEVMISALNQSMDSWDQSPAATYIEDKVIDELTQQIGYPSSSSGIFTSGGTQSNYMGLLLARNEYCHSAFSMDVSKEGLPFQAKKLRIFCSEKAHFTVQQSAAQLGLGMRAVVSVKCNEQHEMDIKSLEEAIQEVKAQGNLPFAIVATAGTTDFGSVDPLFEISELAKKEGLWLHADAAYGGALLFSHKYRERLKALERADSITMDFHKWFYQPVSCGAFLLKNSAMFKHIQLHADYLNPEEDEHVHLVDRSIQTTKRFDALKLWLTFGAVGANEYGEMVDHTIETAKQTADYLQKQRNVEVLNDPYMNAVVFRYVPDILYSDCQKQQHYENRLNQLIQQHLYEKGTFIMAKTKHKERVYLKLTMLNPMITFDSVVTHLEEVVALGKQLEKKEERLRERSVIG, encoded by the coding sequence ATGGCACCGTTTGAAAAGTGGTTTTTATCATCAACAAAGGAAAGCCTCGAGAATTATGAAGCGATGATAGGCGGAATGACTGAGATGATCAAACGTCACTACTATGAATTAAAGTCCGCTTATACTCACATCGACGTTGAAGAGCTGTCAAACTTAGTCAATCGTTCTGTCTATTTTAGCAAGCACGAACAGCCGCTAGAAGATTTATTTGATAACGTACAAGCAGTAGTGATGAATCATTCGCTTCATATTTCGCATCCCGGAGCAATGGCGCACTTGCATTGCCCTCCGATTATACCGGCTCTTGCTGCGGAAGTGATGATTTCTGCTTTGAATCAATCTATGGACTCGTGGGATCAAAGTCCGGCAGCTACGTATATAGAAGATAAAGTGATTGATGAGTTAACACAACAAATTGGTTATCCAAGCTCATCTTCAGGCATTTTTACAAGCGGAGGGACGCAGTCAAATTATATGGGACTCCTGCTTGCTCGTAATGAATATTGCCATTCTGCCTTTTCAATGGATGTTAGTAAAGAAGGCTTACCGTTCCAAGCTAAAAAACTGCGGATTTTCTGCTCGGAAAAAGCGCACTTTACGGTGCAACAATCTGCAGCTCAGCTTGGGCTGGGCATGCGTGCAGTGGTGAGTGTAAAGTGCAATGAGCAGCATGAAATGGATATAAAAAGCTTAGAAGAAGCAATACAGGAAGTGAAAGCTCAGGGCAACCTTCCCTTTGCTATTGTAGCAACGGCAGGTACAACAGATTTTGGGAGCGTAGATCCTCTTTTTGAAATAAGTGAGCTTGCTAAAAAAGAAGGGCTCTGGCTCCATGCTGACGCCGCTTATGGAGGAGCGCTGCTATTTTCGCATAAATATCGTGAACGCTTAAAAGCTCTTGAACGAGCAGATTCTATTACGATGGATTTTCATAAATGGTTTTATCAGCCTGTAAGCTGCGGAGCATTTTTGCTGAAAAATTCAGCTATGTTTAAACACATTCAGCTTCATGCAGATTATTTAAATCCTGAAGAAGATGAGCATGTGCACTTAGTAGACCGCAGCATTCAAACGACAAAGCGGTTTGACGCCTTGAAGCTCTGGCTTACTTTCGGTGCAGTAGGTGCAAATGAATACGGAGAAATGGTTGACCACACGATTGAAACTGCTAAGCAAACAGCTGACTACTTACAAAAACAAAGGAATGTAGAAGTGTTAAATGACCCTTATATGAACGCGGTTGTCTTTCGCTATGTACCAGATATTTTATATAGTGATTGTCAAAAGCAGCAGCATTATGAAAATAGGTTGAATCAGCTTATTCAGCAGCACTTATACGAAAAAGGCACGTTTATCATGGCAAAAACAAAGCATAAAGAACGAGTCTATTTAAAACTAACGATGTTAAATCCTATGATTACATTTGATTCTGTTGTCACTCATTTAGAGGAAGTTGTTGCTTTAGGCAAACAGTTGGAGAAAAAGGAGGAGCGATTACGTGAACGCTCAGTTATCGGCTAA
- a CDS encoding GNAT family N-acetyltransferase, with protein MKSALQTQYPFMIQQKEQSITFRSVSFAKDFERLYKWMHEPHVIPYWNLNISKQAYEQHLKTFLADSHQKLLIGEIDGVPMSYWESYMVEGDIISNYYPYEKGDQGIHLLIGEPAFLGKGYIYPLLLSLLKHKFNVADTAKVIAEPDRRNEKMIAVFKKCGFQFMKEVSLPDKTGVLMKCEREVFERRWSEWNNGTF; from the coding sequence ATGAAATCAGCCTTGCAAACGCAGTATCCATTTATGATTCAGCAAAAGGAGCAGAGCATTACCTTTCGCTCTGTTTCTTTTGCAAAAGATTTCGAACGGCTGTACAAGTGGATGCATGAACCGCATGTTATTCCGTATTGGAATTTAAATATTTCAAAACAGGCGTACGAGCAGCATTTAAAAACATTTCTAGCTGATTCTCATCAAAAGCTGCTAATCGGAGAAATTGATGGTGTACCTATGAGCTATTGGGAATCTTATATGGTTGAAGGTGACATAATCAGTAACTATTATCCTTATGAAAAAGGAGATCAAGGAATTCATTTATTGATTGGAGAACCTGCTTTTTTAGGAAAAGGCTATATTTATCCGCTCCTTCTTAGTTTGCTAAAGCATAAGTTTAACGTAGCAGACACTGCTAAAGTAATAGCGGAGCCAGATAGACGAAATGAAAAAATGATTGCAGTATTTAAAAAATGCGGGTTTCAATTCATGAAAGAAGTGTCGCTGCCTGATAAAACGGGTGTACTGATGAAATGTGAAAGAGAAGTATTTGAAAGAAGGTGGAGCGAATGGAACAACGGGACATTTTAG
- a CDS encoding IucA/IucC family protein produces MNAQLSANFITMQNIINCYIRETGKGVWQSVSEIKSEETLVLRLEKQPVTLYFPVKYRSATGRHLFFSNFSYRIQQEEIKELDIVTLLAFLLKEVTDHLVQVNELIIRVLLSYENMKLFIEKRQKELETCYKWDKTFLESEQSLLIGHQLHPTPKSRQGILPEEEEVFGPEVNGEFQLHYFKAHASLVAEQSAGNQTASQLIKEQLKKDKTVSEEFIQSYCQADDYSLIPMHPLQARYLLGKEEVCQWIQKGRLAYLGPHGQPFYPTSSVRTVYSNNADVMYKFSIPVKITNSLRVNKRKELSRGVEVSRLLQKGLQAELHENHPAFQVIEDPAYITLGEKELGFEVMIRSNPFQGKQGDRTTLLASLCQDHVFGEASQIENIIHHIAASENSTTEDVSKRWFKRYLDVSFHPMMWLYTQKGIALEAHQQNSVIKLDENGYPSVFYYRDNQGYYFMKSKEQELRKLLPSLNGESDTVCDDAVAEERFRYYVFFNHILGLVNAFGAAGLAQESDLLLILRQEIEMYKENDHTGLVSSMLEEKVLPCKANFLTRVHDMDELVGSLETQSVYVNVENPLFESAGVRV; encoded by the coding sequence GTGAACGCTCAGTTATCGGCTAATTTTATTACGATGCAAAACATTATTAATTGCTATATTCGAGAGACAGGTAAGGGAGTATGGCAGTCCGTTTCAGAAATAAAAAGTGAGGAAACGCTCGTTCTTAGACTAGAAAAACAGCCGGTAACTCTTTACTTTCCAGTAAAGTACCGCTCAGCCACCGGACGTCACTTGTTCTTTTCAAACTTTTCTTATCGTATTCAGCAAGAGGAGATTAAGGAGTTAGATATCGTCACTCTTTTGGCCTTTCTTTTAAAAGAAGTAACGGATCATTTAGTACAAGTAAATGAGCTAATTATACGTGTTCTATTAAGCTATGAAAATATGAAATTATTCATTGAAAAAAGGCAGAAAGAGTTAGAAACGTGCTATAAATGGGACAAAACGTTCTTAGAATCTGAACAGTCCCTGCTTATTGGGCACCAGCTGCATCCAACACCTAAAAGCCGCCAAGGGATATTACCTGAAGAAGAAGAGGTATTTGGACCTGAAGTGAACGGGGAATTTCAGCTTCATTATTTTAAAGCGCATGCATCTCTCGTTGCAGAACAGTCCGCTGGAAATCAAACCGCTTCACAGCTTATTAAAGAGCAGCTGAAAAAAGATAAGACGGTTTCTGAAGAATTCATACAGTCTTATTGCCAAGCGGACGATTATTCACTTATACCTATGCATCCGCTACAAGCTCGTTATCTTTTAGGAAAAGAAGAAGTGTGCCAATGGATTCAAAAAGGCAGGCTTGCTTATCTAGGGCCACACGGTCAGCCGTTTTATCCGACTTCGTCTGTTCGAACCGTATACAGTAACAATGCAGATGTGATGTATAAATTTTCCATTCCGGTAAAAATCACTAATTCACTGAGAGTGAACAAACGCAAAGAATTAAGCAGAGGGGTAGAAGTTAGCCGTTTATTGCAAAAGGGATTACAGGCGGAGCTTCACGAAAATCATCCGGCTTTTCAAGTAATTGAAGACCCTGCTTACATCACGCTTGGAGAAAAGGAGCTTGGATTTGAAGTTATGATTCGAAGCAATCCTTTTCAAGGTAAGCAAGGGGATCGTACAACACTTCTAGCCAGTTTGTGTCAAGATCATGTGTTTGGAGAAGCTTCTCAAATTGAAAATATTATTCATCACATTGCTGCAAGTGAAAATAGCACGACTGAAGATGTAAGCAAGCGCTGGTTTAAACGCTATTTAGACGTATCTTTTCATCCTATGATGTGGCTTTACACTCAAAAAGGAATTGCGCTGGAAGCTCATCAGCAAAACTCCGTTATTAAACTTGATGAAAACGGATATCCATCGGTGTTTTACTACCGCGATAACCAAGGCTATTACTTTATGAAATCAAAGGAACAAGAGCTTCGCAAGCTGCTTCCTTCCTTAAACGGAGAAAGCGATACGGTCTGTGATGACGCTGTAGCAGAAGAAAGATTTCGTTATTACGTATTTTTTAATCATATTTTAGGATTAGTTAACGCTTTTGGTGCAGCTGGCCTCGCTCAAGAATCAGATCTGCTATTGATTTTGCGACAAGAGATCGAGATGTACAAAGAAAATGATCATACAGGGCTTGTTTCATCAATGTTAGAAGAGAAAGTGCTTCCTTGCAAAGCCAACTTCTTAACGCGCGTTCATGATATGGATGAGCTGGTAGGATCTCTTGAAACACAGTCTGTTTATGTAAATGTCGAGAATCCATTGTTCGAATCTGCAGGTGTACGTGTATGA
- a CDS encoding dihydrofolate reductase, with the protein MISLIVAMDQNRLIGKENDLPWRLPEDLKYFKRITTSHTIVMGRKTFESIGRPLPNRENVVLTRQKDYQQEGATVIHSVEELEALDAEKEDELFVIGGATLYEQTLDVANRLYITHIEESFDGDTHFPAIDLSEWKVISKQQGIKDEKNPYTYYFTVYERS; encoded by the coding sequence ATGATTTCCCTCATTGTCGCAATGGATCAAAATAGGCTGATTGGTAAAGAGAATGATTTGCCATGGCGTCTTCCGGAAGATTTAAAGTATTTCAAGCGCATCACAACGAGTCATACGATTGTAATGGGAAGAAAAACATTTGAATCAATTGGACGACCGCTCCCTAATCGCGAAAATGTGGTTCTTACGCGTCAAAAAGATTATCAGCAAGAAGGAGCAACCGTTATTCATTCAGTTGAGGAACTAGAAGCATTAGATGCTGAAAAAGAAGACGAGCTCTTTGTGATTGGTGGAGCTACTCTGTATGAGCAAACATTAGACGTTGCAAACCGACTTTATATTACGCATATTGAAGAATCTTTTGACGGCGATACACATTTTCCTGCGATTGATTTGAGCGAATGGAAAGTTATTTCGAAGCAGCAAGGAATTAAAGATGAAAAAAATCCCTACACTTATTATTTTACCGTATACGAGCGAAGCTGA